In one window of Syngnathus typhle isolate RoL2023-S1 ecotype Sweden linkage group LG7, RoL_Styp_1.0, whole genome shotgun sequence DNA:
- the LOC133157431 gene encoding prosaposin receptor GPR37-like — translation MPLLNRLLCVWMCAEAVAAAHAHADEQSRRWRTLNGAPSRDVLHPELDSETKWSEAAAAAVEAPHAPSPLRNWSGHPALGAGAERPVSEYDPPARTRRRERRQRGNGKRRSERLERRAAAAPAAAAWPSVMAQEQDEPAEAPSSSNASSTSSYDEYATESPPLEPGTPRSKVKRVRNPFYPLSAAAYGAYALLAAALALVCAGVLGNVSLMCMVCHNYYMRSISNSLLANMALWDFLVLFLCLPLVLFHALTDDWLLGETSCRLVPYLEVASLGVTTFTLCALCIDRFRAAANVRSYYEMTDNWASTSAKLAVIWLGALLLALPELLIRQLVTEEEACERCVLRVSTRLPDTLYVLGLTYGGARLWWFFGCYFCLPTLFTIFCSLATAHKIRGAERSAAPTRGTKKQIRLESQMNCAVVALAILYGFCLIPENVCNVVMAYMAAGVAPRTLDVLQLLSQLLLFCKAAAAPLLVLSLCEPLRRAFLDCCCCCCRECGGPSAGDAAGDAAGAQLELARCDADGGGETSANYASVGTHC, via the exons ATGCCCCTCCTGAATCGGCTGCTGTGCGTTTGGATGTGCGCCGAGGCCGTGGCCgctgcacacgcacacgcggacgagcaGAGCCGGCGGTGGCGCACTTTGAACGGGGCGCCGTCGCGGGACGTCCTCCACCCGGAGTTGGACTCGGAGACGAAGTGGTCCGAAGCCGCCGCCGCAGCGGTGGAAGCGCCGCATGCACCGAGCCCGCTGCGTAATTGGAGCGGACACCCGGCGTTGGGCGCGGGCGCTGAGCGGCCAGTGAGCGAATACGACCCGCCAGCGAGGACAAGGAGGCGCGAGCGGCGTCAAAGAGGGAACGGCAAGCGGCGAAGCGAGCGTCTTGAGCGccgggccgccgccgcccccgctgcGGCCGCCTGGCCGTCGGTCATGGCGCAGGAGCAAGACGAACCCGCCGAAGCTCCGTCGAGTTCCAAcgccagcagcaccagcagctaCGACGAGTACGCCACGGAATCCCCGCCTTTGGAGCCCGGCACCCCTCGGAGCAAAGTGAAGCGGGTGAGGAACCCCTTCTACCCGCTGAGCGCGGCGGCGTACGGCGCCTACGCGCTGCTGGCGGCCGCCTTGGCGCTGGTGTGCGCGGGCGTGCTGGGCAACGTGTCGCTCATGTGCATGGTGTGCCACAACTACTACATGAGGAGCATCTCCAACTCGCTGCTGGCCAACATGGCGCTGTGGGACTTCCTGGTGCTCTTCTTGTGCCTGCCGCTGGTGCTCTTCCACGCCCTCACCGACGACTGGCTGCTGGGGGAAACGTCCTGCAGGCTCGTCCCTTACCTGGAG gtggcGTCTCTCGGTGTGACCACGTTCACCCTGTGCGCCCTCTGCATCGACCGCTTCCGCGCCGCCGCCAACGTGCGCTCCTACTACGAGATGACGGACAACTGGGCGTCCACCAGCGCCAAGCTGGCCGTCATCTGGCTGGGCGCCCTGCTGCTGGCCCTGCCCGAGCTCCTCATCCGCCAGCTGGTGACGGAGGAGGAGGCCTGCGAGCGCTGCGTGCTACGCGTGTCCACCCGCCTGCCGGACACGCTGTACGTTCTGGGCCTGACGTACGGCGGCGCCCGCCTGTGGTGGTTCTTCGGCTGCTACTTCTGTCTCCCCACGCTCTTCACCATCTTCTGCTCGCTGGCCACCGCCCACAAGATCCGCGGCGCcgagcggtcggcggcgccCACTCGCGGCACCAAGAAGCAGATCCGCCTGGAGAGCCAGATGAACTGCGCGGTGGTGGCGCTCGCCATCCTCTACGGCTTCTGCCTCATCCCCGAGAACGTCTGCAACGTGGTGATGGCCTACATGGCGGCGGGGGTGGCGCCCCGCACCCTGGACGTCCTGCAGCTGCTGAGTCAGCTGCTTCTGTTCTGCAAGGCGGCCGCCGCCCCGCTCTTGGTCCTGTCCCTGTGCGAGCCCTTGCGCCGGGCCTTCTTAgactgttgctgctgttgctgccggGAGTGCGGCGGCCCGAGCGCCGGGGACGCCGCCGGGGACGCCGCCGGCGCCCAGCTGGAGCTAGCGCGCTGCGACGCCGACGGCGGGGGGGAGACGTCGGCAAATTACGCCTCGGTGGGGACGCACTGCTGA
- the pot1 gene encoding protection of telomeres protein 1 isoform X1, protein MPVILLAEKAWPGNLTIVPIAHINVAANHSHHSIKGRVVHKGQLLASSRHNFFLKIIIEDNSEPREVSAIGVVLLDKLASDFCPAVNQGDEVTLSGFTVGDRPTVEMGRQHPCVLEMLGDGAFVHVSCSPPTDLSGPQQAQKNQGPATSSASRVPPADLLAPRQAQKNKGPATPSVSSKPKRAYVKLGDLKPGDVVSVYGVVVFFKRPFKSRGTDYCSSLKITDQSQKLISCTIFCPTLESHPQIFQNGDIVRLHKVKTKLYKGSLALISSFGFSAMTFSGKEGDDFEPQTSSRTSSRTSSFTEDDYENVKALRSWAADQDLLHPDPGVPLSGVQPEMYFNLTCQLLAKAPVDSTCTLLRVWDGSRCPHALLQVTVDPHETEGPAFFSEEQEMLIANVLVYDNHVECARRLKPGDFLRIFNLRAVPGSVKVPKQSGGQVEEVNLLAFHLHGGTAYGRGLCALPDNNPDVLKLKRAMELFHAANQVNDSAMMEVDDAPPHSAAGGASMEFGTVRRCAHEVAPITLGELLRHEPGGFHHVRAQLASYEPQRLHRALKLYCSKCNAMEEVPNDLHVQSVLSGESGQPSGPYVRPFWCFAGSVCPRAPAAAADDEPGDTSKRVVRFYQSALLVLERRTKELILFAGYMLHELRRMARRYLNVVPVSWAPNGHLALMDLSAPFLLCGRKSFYGCKRCSKEPAIMDPTLQGSKVINEKDIAKAFGIQLLKLVLVLKFRLQDGDDTLDAFLWRDAETFFNVSVEDAATNQRAQGQIRQTLDSLCPPEGATGERPWLDLCVASYSDSDADADGKAETFYQVCHTSARTSSTLT, encoded by the exons ATGCCTGTCATTTTGTTGGCAGAAAAGGCGTGGCCTGGCAACCTGACCATCGTTCCTATCGCGCACATCAACGTTGCCGCCAACCACAGCCACCACTCCATCAAG GGGAGAGTGGTGCACAAAGGACAGCTGCTGGCGTCATCGAGACACAACTTCTTCCTGAAGATCATCATTGAAG ACAACTCGGAGCCTCGGGAGGTGTCGGCCATCGGCGTGGTCCTGCTGGACAAGTTGGCCAGCGACTTCTGCCCGGCTGTCAATCAAGGG GACGAGGTGACGCTCTCGGGCTTCACCGTGGGCGATCGTCCCACGGTGGAGATGGGCAGGCAGCATCCCTGCGTCCTGGAGATGTTGGGAGATGGAGCCTTTGTTCAC GTGTCTTGCTCCCCGCCCACTGACCTCTCGGGTCCACAACAAGCCCAGAAGAACCAAGGTCCAGCGACTTCCTCG GCATCTCGCGTCCCGCCCGCTGACCTCCTGGCTCCACGACAAGCCCAGAAGAACAAAGGTCCAGCGACTCCCTCG GTTTCCAGCAAGCCAAAGCGCGCGTACGTCAAGCTCGGGGACCTGAAACCCGGAGATGTGGTCAGCGTGTACGGCGTGGTGGTCTTCTTCAAACGGCCATTCAAGAGCCGCGGAACAG ATTACTGTTCCAGCCTGAAGATCACTGATCAATCTCAGAAATTGATCAGCTGCACCATTTTCTGCCCCACACTGGAGTCGCACCCGCAAATCTTCCAGAATGGCGACATTGTGCGCTTGCACAAAGTCAAG ACTAAGCTCTACAAGGGTTCCCTCGCCCTGATCAGCAGCTTCGGCTTTTCCGCCATGACCTTCAGCGGAAAGGAGGGCGACGACTTTGAGCCTCAGACCTCCAGCCGGACCTCCAGCCGGACCTCCTCCTTCACCGAGGACGACTACGAAAACGTGAAGGCGCTGCGGTCCTGGGCGGCCGACCAGGACCTGCTGCACCCGGACCCTGGCGTGCCGCTTTCGGGCGTCCAGCCCGAAATGTACTTCAACCTCACCTGCCAGCTGCTCGCCAAAGCGCCTGTGGACTCCACCTGCACCCTGCTCAGG GTGTGGGACGGCAGCCGGTGTCCTCACGCTCTGCTGCAAGTGACGGTGGACCCGCACGAGACGGAGGGCCCCGCCTTTTTCTCCGAGGAGCAAGAGATGCTTATCGCCAACGTGCTGGTGTACGACAACCACGTGGAGTGCGCCCGCCGCCTCAAG CCCGGGGACTTCCTGAGGATCTTCAACCTGCGAGCCGTCCCGGGTTCCGTCAAAGTTCCTAAGCAGAGCGGCGGGCAAGTGGAGGAGGTCAACCTTCTGGCCTTCCACCTTCACGGCGGCACGGCGTACGGCAGGGGCCTCTGCGCTCTGCCCGACAACAATCCCGACGTCCTAAAGCTCAAGAG GGCAATGGAGCTTTTCCATGCCGCCAACCAAGTCAACGACTCTGCCATGATGGAAGTGGATGATGCGCCTCCGCACTCTGCAG CGGGCGGAGCTTCCATGGAGTTTGGCACAG TGAGAAGGTGCGCTCACGAGGTGGCGCCCATCACGCTGGGCGAGCTGCTGCGTCACGAGCCGGGCGGCTTTCATCACGTCCGAGCCCAGCTGGCCTCCTACGAGCCCCAGAGGCTGCATCGGGCGCTCAAACTTTACTGCAGCAAGTGCAACGCCAT GGAGGAGGTTCCCAACGACTTGCACGTGCAGAGCGTTTTATCCGGGGAGTCGGGCCAGCCCAGTGGGCCTTACGTGAGGCCGTTCTGGTGCTTCGCGGGCAGCGTGTGCCCACGcgctcccgccgccgccgctgacgACGAGCCCGGCGACACGTCCAAGCGCGTGGTCAGATTTTACCAATCGGCGCTTCTCGTGTTGGAGCGCAGGACCAAGGAGTTAATTTTGTTCGCAG GTTACATGCTACACGAACTACGCCGTATGGCACGCAGGTACCTGAATGTGGTTCCTGTCAGTTGGGCACCAAATGGTCACCTGGCGCTGATGGACCTGAGCGCGCCGTTCCTCTTGTGCGGAAGGAAGAGCTTCTACGG gTGTAAGCGGTGTTCTAAGGAACCCGCCATCATGGACCCCACACTCCAAGGAAGCAAAGTCATAAATGAGAAGGACATCGCCAAAG CATTCGGCATTCAACTTCTGAAGTTGGTCCTGGTGCTGAAGTTCCGCCTGCAAGACGGCGACGACACGCTGGACGCCTTCCTGTGGAGGGACGCG GAGACCTTCTTCAATGTGTCGGTGGAAGACGCAGCGACCAACCAGCGGGCTCAGGGTCAAATCCGACAAACGCTGGACTCGCTTTGTCCCCCAGAGGGCGCTACAGGTGAACGACCGTGGCTTGACTTGTGCGTGGCGTCATACAGCGATAGCGACGCGGACGCGGACGGAAAGGCAGAAACCTTCTACCAGGTCTGCCACACGAGCGCACGAACATCTTCAACGTTGACGTAG
- the pot1 gene encoding protection of telomeres protein 1 isoform X2 produces the protein MPVILLAEKAWPGNLTIVPIAHINVAANHSHHSIKGRVVHKGQLLASSRHNFFLKIIIEDNSEPREVSAIGVVLLDKLASDFCPAVNQGDEVTLSGFTVGDRPTVEMGRQHPCVLEMLGDGAFVHVSCSPPTDLSGPQQAQKNQGPATSSASRVPPADLLAPRQAQKNKGPATPSVSSKPKRAYVKLGDLKPGDVVSVYGVVVFFKRPFKSRGTDYCSSLKITDQSQKLISCTIFCPTLESHPQIFQNGDIVRLHKVKTKLYKGSLALISSFGFSAMTFSGKEGDDFEPQTSSRTSSRTSSFTEDDYENVKALRSWAADQDLLHPDPGVPLSGVQPEMYFNLTCQLLAKAPVDSTCTLLRVWDGSRCPHALLQVTVDPHETEGPAFFSEEQEMLIANVLVYDNHVECARRLKPGDFLRIFNLRAVPGSVKVPKQSGGQVEEVNLLAFHLHGGTAYGRGLCALPDNNPDVLKLKRAMELFHAANQVNDSAMMEVDDAPPHSAAGGASMEFGTVRRCAHEVAPITLGELLRHEPGGFHHVRAQLASYEPQRLHRALKLYCSKCNAMEEVPNDLHVQSVLSGESGQPSGPYVRPFWCFAGSVCPRAPAAAADDEPGDTSKRVVRFYQSALLVLERRTKELILFAGYMLHELRRMARRYLNVVPVSWAPNGHLALMDLSAPFLLCGRKSFYGCKRCSKEPAIMDPTLQGSKVINEKDIAKGDPILWSK, from the exons ATGCCTGTCATTTTGTTGGCAGAAAAGGCGTGGCCTGGCAACCTGACCATCGTTCCTATCGCGCACATCAACGTTGCCGCCAACCACAGCCACCACTCCATCAAG GGGAGAGTGGTGCACAAAGGACAGCTGCTGGCGTCATCGAGACACAACTTCTTCCTGAAGATCATCATTGAAG ACAACTCGGAGCCTCGGGAGGTGTCGGCCATCGGCGTGGTCCTGCTGGACAAGTTGGCCAGCGACTTCTGCCCGGCTGTCAATCAAGGG GACGAGGTGACGCTCTCGGGCTTCACCGTGGGCGATCGTCCCACGGTGGAGATGGGCAGGCAGCATCCCTGCGTCCTGGAGATGTTGGGAGATGGAGCCTTTGTTCAC GTGTCTTGCTCCCCGCCCACTGACCTCTCGGGTCCACAACAAGCCCAGAAGAACCAAGGTCCAGCGACTTCCTCG GCATCTCGCGTCCCGCCCGCTGACCTCCTGGCTCCACGACAAGCCCAGAAGAACAAAGGTCCAGCGACTCCCTCG GTTTCCAGCAAGCCAAAGCGCGCGTACGTCAAGCTCGGGGACCTGAAACCCGGAGATGTGGTCAGCGTGTACGGCGTGGTGGTCTTCTTCAAACGGCCATTCAAGAGCCGCGGAACAG ATTACTGTTCCAGCCTGAAGATCACTGATCAATCTCAGAAATTGATCAGCTGCACCATTTTCTGCCCCACACTGGAGTCGCACCCGCAAATCTTCCAGAATGGCGACATTGTGCGCTTGCACAAAGTCAAG ACTAAGCTCTACAAGGGTTCCCTCGCCCTGATCAGCAGCTTCGGCTTTTCCGCCATGACCTTCAGCGGAAAGGAGGGCGACGACTTTGAGCCTCAGACCTCCAGCCGGACCTCCAGCCGGACCTCCTCCTTCACCGAGGACGACTACGAAAACGTGAAGGCGCTGCGGTCCTGGGCGGCCGACCAGGACCTGCTGCACCCGGACCCTGGCGTGCCGCTTTCGGGCGTCCAGCCCGAAATGTACTTCAACCTCACCTGCCAGCTGCTCGCCAAAGCGCCTGTGGACTCCACCTGCACCCTGCTCAGG GTGTGGGACGGCAGCCGGTGTCCTCACGCTCTGCTGCAAGTGACGGTGGACCCGCACGAGACGGAGGGCCCCGCCTTTTTCTCCGAGGAGCAAGAGATGCTTATCGCCAACGTGCTGGTGTACGACAACCACGTGGAGTGCGCCCGCCGCCTCAAG CCCGGGGACTTCCTGAGGATCTTCAACCTGCGAGCCGTCCCGGGTTCCGTCAAAGTTCCTAAGCAGAGCGGCGGGCAAGTGGAGGAGGTCAACCTTCTGGCCTTCCACCTTCACGGCGGCACGGCGTACGGCAGGGGCCTCTGCGCTCTGCCCGACAACAATCCCGACGTCCTAAAGCTCAAGAG GGCAATGGAGCTTTTCCATGCCGCCAACCAAGTCAACGACTCTGCCATGATGGAAGTGGATGATGCGCCTCCGCACTCTGCAG CGGGCGGAGCTTCCATGGAGTTTGGCACAG TGAGAAGGTGCGCTCACGAGGTGGCGCCCATCACGCTGGGCGAGCTGCTGCGTCACGAGCCGGGCGGCTTTCATCACGTCCGAGCCCAGCTGGCCTCCTACGAGCCCCAGAGGCTGCATCGGGCGCTCAAACTTTACTGCAGCAAGTGCAACGCCAT GGAGGAGGTTCCCAACGACTTGCACGTGCAGAGCGTTTTATCCGGGGAGTCGGGCCAGCCCAGTGGGCCTTACGTGAGGCCGTTCTGGTGCTTCGCGGGCAGCGTGTGCCCACGcgctcccgccgccgccgctgacgACGAGCCCGGCGACACGTCCAAGCGCGTGGTCAGATTTTACCAATCGGCGCTTCTCGTGTTGGAGCGCAGGACCAAGGAGTTAATTTTGTTCGCAG GTTACATGCTACACGAACTACGCCGTATGGCACGCAGGTACCTGAATGTGGTTCCTGTCAGTTGGGCACCAAATGGTCACCTGGCGCTGATGGACCTGAGCGCGCCGTTCCTCTTGTGCGGAAGGAAGAGCTTCTACGG gTGTAAGCGGTGTTCTAAGGAACCCGCCATCATGGACCCCACACTCCAAGGAAGCAAAGTCATAAATGAGAAGGACATCGCCAAAG GTGACCCAATACTTTGGTCCAAATGA
- the LOC133157584 gene encoding uncharacterized protein LOC133157584 isoform X2, which yields MQHSGDLPPGSAVGSRPTRGLRLAYVRAGFRVGGHGSQCRKVTTTTLCVCSGEGLVIDEDEFFDSRYDFDFSDLKDTGTFYRGGEVYRRPCGWLRFALKVWDKYPDGNAWLGERGYRTTTTYSVPGEWPVSYHGTSKNGARAIIVTNYQPGPGQKYGRGVYSTPYLEHAVEYTRTFQSSVTGKNYRVVMQNRVNPAYRERHNGGVYWLLPVPDGLTQEQEQDLVEKAIRPYAVLIKPL from the exons ATGCAACACTCGGGTGACCTCCCGCCAGGCTCGGCTGTCGGGTCACGGCCCACGCGTGGCCTCCGCCTCGCTTATGTCCGTGCAGGGTTTCGTGTCGGCGGCCATGGGTCGCAG TGCAGAAAGGTGACGACGACGACGCTGTGCGTGTGTAGCGGCGAGGGCCTGGTGATCGACGAGGACGAGTTCTTCGACAGCCGGTACGACTTTGACTTCAGCGACCTGAAGGACACGGGCACCTTCTACCGAGGAGGCGAAGTCTACCGCAGGCCCTGCGGCTGGCTGCGCTTTGCTCTCAAG GTCTGGGACAAATATCCAGACGGTAACGCTTGGCTGGGCGAGCGCGGCTACAGAACCACCACCACCTACTCCGTACCCGGAGAGTGGCCCGTGTCCTACCACGGCACCTCCAAGAACGGAGCCAGGGCCATCATCGTCACCAATTATCAG CCCGGTCCGGGTCAAAAGTACGGTCGCGGTGTGTATTCGACGCCCTACCTGGAGCACGCGGTGGAGTACACCCGGACGTTCCAGTCGAGCGTGACGGGCAAGAATTACCGCGTGGTCATGCAGAACCGCGTCAACCCGGCCTACCGCGAGAGGCACAACGGCGGCGTGTACTGGCTGCTGCCCGTTCCCGACGGCCTGacgcaggagcaggagcaggatctGGTGGAGAAAGCCATCCGGCCCTACGCCGTGCTCATCAAGCCGCTTTGA
- the LOC133157584 gene encoding uncharacterized protein LOC133157584 isoform X1, whose amino-acid sequence MQHSGDLPPGSAVGSRPTRGLRLAYVRAGFRVGGHGSQCRKVTTTTLCVCSGEGLVIDEDEFFDSRYDFDFSDLKDTGTFYRGGEVYRRPCGWLRFALKVCTCHRQTDRQTDRQTLAKRMTLQVWDKYPDGNAWLGERGYRTTTTYSVPGEWPVSYHGTSKNGARAIIVTNYQPGPGQKYGRGVYSTPYLEHAVEYTRTFQSSVTGKNYRVVMQNRVNPAYRERHNGGVYWLLPVPDGLTQEQEQDLVEKAIRPYAVLIKPL is encoded by the exons ATGCAACACTCGGGTGACCTCCCGCCAGGCTCGGCTGTCGGGTCACGGCCCACGCGTGGCCTCCGCCTCGCTTATGTCCGTGCAGGGTTTCGTGTCGGCGGCCATGGGTCGCAG TGCAGAAAGGTGACGACGACGACGCTGTGCGTGTGTAGCGGCGAGGGCCTGGTGATCGACGAGGACGAGTTCTTCGACAGCCGGTACGACTTTGACTTCAGCGACCTGAAGGACACGGGCACCTTCTACCGAGGAGGCGAAGTCTACCGCAGGCCCTGCGGCTGGCTGCGCTTTGCTCTCAAGGTCTGCACCTGCcacagacagactgacagacagacagacagacagacattggCAAAAAGGATGACGCTTCAG GTCTGGGACAAATATCCAGACGGTAACGCTTGGCTGGGCGAGCGCGGCTACAGAACCACCACCACCTACTCCGTACCCGGAGAGTGGCCCGTGTCCTACCACGGCACCTCCAAGAACGGAGCCAGGGCCATCATCGTCACCAATTATCAG CCCGGTCCGGGTCAAAAGTACGGTCGCGGTGTGTATTCGACGCCCTACCTGGAGCACGCGGTGGAGTACACCCGGACGTTCCAGTCGAGCGTGACGGGCAAGAATTACCGCGTGGTCATGCAGAACCGCGTCAACCCGGCCTACCGCGAGAGGCACAACGGCGGCGTGTACTGGCTGCTGCCCGTTCCCGACGGCCTGacgcaggagcaggagcaggatctGGTGGAGAAAGCCATCCGGCCCTACGCCGTGCTCATCAAGCCGCTTTGA
- the LOC133157580 gene encoding peroxisomal succinyl-coenzyme A thioesterase-like → MSSLQCSVQLSVRPSRCLVDEKLTILVHSAPPSAHLTLRAFHRCEDGHGWEAYAHYLTDVAGSFNATKDPSLGGTYTGVEQMGLFWSIRPVPGSQPGLRMRKKNVQIPMEFTISVYRDHLSDFADRVPLASQVLERWYVAPGVLRSPVTGQELTATLFLPAGPGPFPAVLDLWGGGGQLVEYRAALFASHGFAAMALDYMTPKITLETGKMVDNTYFEKAFAFLQRHPRVLAERVAMLGLSFGVSVTLKMAAYSRVLKPRCVVSISGSHVQPVEGTIADILSYFDQNGHKAQLNDKNEAIMRTLLLPIPTDPAFKVDMGRVQCPLLVVAGEDDQNWPACESAEDMKKMMERAGNVHLLSVASYPKAGHLLEPPYSPHTRVSSFRSVGTREKLTALWGGECAAHSLAQEDAWRKTLDFLRHHLYA, encoded by the exons ATGTCGAGTCTGCAGTGCAGCGTCCAGCTGTCGGTTCGTCCGTCCAGATGCCTGGTGGACGAGAAGTTGACCATCCTAGTGCATAGTGCGCCCCCTAGTGCCCATCTCACCCTGCGCGCCTTCCACCGCTGCGAGGACGGACATGGGTGGGAGGCCTACGCTCACTACCTGACAGACGTCGCGGGTTCCTTCAACG CAACCAAGGATCCCAGCCTGGGCGGGACATACACCGGGGTGGAGCAGATGGGTCTTTTTTGGAGCATCAGACCAGTTCCTGGAAGTCAACCTGGACTCAG GATGAGGAAGAAGAATGTGCAGATCCCAATGGAGTTCACCATCTCGGTCTACCGGGACCACCTCAGTGACTTTGCGGATCGGGTCCCACTGGCCTCCCAGGTGTTGGAGCGCTGGTACGTGGCGCCCGGCGTTCTCAGGAGCCCTGTTACGGGCCAGGAACTGACGGCGACCCTTTTTCTGCCCGCAG GTCCGGGACCGTTCCCTGCCGTACTGGACCTGTGGGGTGGCGGAGGGCAGCTGGTTGAATACCGGGCGGCGCTCTTCGCCTCGCACGGCTTTGCCGCCATGGCTTTGGACTACATGACCCCGAAGATAACGCTGGAGACTGGCAAGATGGTGGACAACACCTATTTCGAG AAGGCCTTTGCGTTCCTGCAGCGCCACCCTCGGGTGCTGGCCGAGCGCGTGGCCATGTTGGGTCTCTCCTTTGGAGTCAGCGTCACGCTCAAGATGGCCGCCTACTCGCGCGTACTCAAG ccCAGGTGTGTGGTGTCCATCAGTGGAAGTCACGTGCAGCCCGTGGAGGGAACTATAGCGGACATTTTATCTTACTTTGATCA GAACGGGCACAAGGCTCAACTGAACGACAAGAACGAGGCCATCATGAGAACCTTGCTGCTGCCAATCCCGACCGACCCCGCCTTCAAAGTGGAC ATGGGCCGTGTGCAGTGCCCCCTGTTGGTGGTGGCAGGCGAGGACGACCAGAACTGGCCGGCCTGTGAGTCTGCTGAAGAT ATGAAGAAGATGATGGAGCGGGCGGGCAACGTCCACCTGCTGAGCGTTGCGTCGTACCCTAAAGCAGGACACTTGCTGGAGCCTCCGTACTCGCCGCACACCAGAGTCAGTTCTTTCAGATCCGTGGGCACTCGGGAGAAGC tcACGGCTCTGTGGGGAGGCGAGTGTGCGGCGCACTCGCTGGCTCAGGAGGACGCCTGGAGGAAGACCTTGGACTTCCTGCGCCACCATTTGTATGCGTGA